CGAAAATGGCGTCTAGTACTTGCAAAGACAGATGGTAGGGTCAGCAATACTAGGGTTTAGTTCCCGGGAAATTTCGAAAAAatagatatttttcaattttattaaaaatattttttaagcaaGATTAATATTCCGGGATCGAAAACCCATTAGTTTCAAGCTTGTTAAGAGATACATAAGTATGTAGAATACATAggtgtaaatataaaacaatgctTTGAgcgaaacattattatttatttatcaaaatagacAAATTAATTTTGAGACGTTGATGGCCTTTCACCGGTTTTAGTAGACGTTGATGTCCCTTCACCGGGGTCATCGTAATCAATCTCTTCAATCCCAGACATCTCACTGTCCCTTTCTTCCGCCGAAGTATCAGTTTCACTTGATGAATCGTCGCTGCTATCCATACCCACTCGTATAATGAAATCATCTATTTCCGTTTCATTCGTAACGTCACGTGTCCAGTACGTTTCTTCTACTCTTTTAATATGGTTGATTTGTTTTTTCCAGTCTTCAGCTGTTATTGATGAGATGGCATCTTTTGTTAGTTGTTCAATTTTGTTTTCATGCTGTTCCACATTTTTGTCAGCAACCCTTTGTTTTAACAAATTCCAGATATGCTCAATCGGGTTCAAATCACAGTTATATGGGGgcaatcttaggacttcgtgtccgtgtgattttaataattcatccACTACATACTTTTTCTCTGGCATTTGTTTCTTTAACTCTGTTAGGAGCTCTGCTTTTGTCCATTCCTCTCTGTAGGTTATATTATGTTCCTTCATAAATTTTTTTACATCATCTTTTCGAGTAGCCGTTGTTGGTGCTTTGTCCAATTGCATCGAATGATACGAAGCATTGTCTAGTACTAGAATACATGATGGAGGCAGATTTGGAATtaatttttcattcaaatattttagaaaattttgGCCATCCATTTCGTCGTGGTAGTCACCTGTTTTACATTTCGCTTTAAAAACCAGGCCAGCACCACTCACGAAACCATTTTCACTTCCTGCGTGAACTATTACCCACCTTTGGCCAGGGCTGTCATTTTTTCGAACACCCTTATCCCTCGAACTTTGCCAGCATTTGCTTACTGTATAGTGGGCGTGAATCCATGTTTCATCCATATATATCACAGGTTTTTTATCGGGTCCTAATGCATCATTTTCTCTAATGCGTCGCAAATAGCGGGCTCGCCAAGCTTTAATATTGTCTTTTTCTATAAGAATCGATCTGTTTTGACGGCATTTTTTGAACCGATagccaagtttattttttaaaatccgcCTCAAAGTTGTTTTAGATCCTTTGAAATTTAAGTCTTTTTTTGCGGAtgccaatattttatttaacgtgGGTACTTCTTTACGCACATCGTAAATAGAATTAACAATATTTCCGATGGCACAGATATCAAAATTGTCAATGGGGACTCTAGTATTATGTAGACCACGTCTCCCTTTGCTGGGTGTCCGAATTCTTGtcttcttctcctcagcaagttgaccttaaaaaacaaaaataattctcagcattaataaaaacattgaacATTGCAGTTATCatcggatattagccgtaacatatcGAGAATATCTaagaagtacctatttataagcatattttattccttatttttataaaagaaataatttgtattatacatataaatcttattataagattaaaacttaattttcgTTTCCAAAAGAAAGATTTAGTTCAAAAATGGAATGAAAATATTGTGTATATCAGGATCGCGGGTGTATTTCTCAGATCAGCCTAAATATATTGCAGTTATTTGGTACCTTCTGTGTACTTTTACGTACCTCTCCTGAAAATCTGTGTACCTACGTCCATACaatgatattttgaatattaggtaCACCCGCCATCGTGATGTCAGAACCGCGGGTGTACTGTTAACCAATATATGTACCTTAGTACACTGTTTAACTACATTTGGTACCTTTTGTGTACCTCAAGAAACAAGTATTAAACCAATAAACTACGGTATACTTTCTGAGAAAtttcaaaaaaacattttttttctcttttacgtcgttactattttacttaaaaaaaacagtaatcgaacccagaaccttcacattaaacataataatatactactaTGCCcatcccgggattcgaacccagaacctccacATTAAACATCTACTATTATGTccttaccgggaatcgaacccagagcCTCAACATTGTAtgtgtactattttttggctacaccaggattcgaacccagaatCACCGCATTAAACATGTAGGCACAAATGTGGCTTACTGGGAATCgaatcagaaaaaaaattgAGGTAGGTACTTTTGTATTGATTGCACAATcacagtgcaaaaaaaaaagtttttttggaATTTCTCAGAAAGTATACCGTATTTTATTGGTTTAATACTTGTTTCTTGAGGTACACAAAAGGTACCAAATGTAGTTAAACAGTGTACTAAGGTACATATATTGGTTAACAGTACACCCGCGGTTCTGACATCACGATGGCGGGTGtacctaatattcaaaatatcattGTATGGACGTAGGTACACAGATTTTCAGGAGAGGTACGTAAAAGTACACAGAAGGTACCAAATAACTGCAATATATTTAGGCTAATCTGAGAAATACACCCGCGATCCTGATATACACAAAATATTTCCCATTagttgttttttacagaagatagCCTATATGGGCTATGAGCTTTTGCATGCTAAAAGCTAggcgaaaataacttaaaaagaaaaacaaagaactAGCGATAAACTAGAACTCCGCGCCACAAAAGAAGTCCCGTGGATGAGGTCGTTGCACGTCAAAGGCGGCCATCTTGAGACACGAAAAAGAACTCTATTGCAAAGAAATAAGAAAAGTCAAATTTAGTTCCACAATATGCCGCGGGAATTCTTTCGTTTCAATCTAGGCAACATGGtcttattttatgaattagGTATGATCTTAGCCTGCTCCACACTAACTGgacgaatttaaaaaaaaaataacatcaatcgTGTAATATtgaggttattttattatttctcgtAAATTATAGATTTcttcacaaaaactatttaatgtCTATACTTGTGTACAAAATCATGCCGCGGGTTACTAATGACATACCCTTGTTAAAtacgaaaaatatattacataccttctttttttattttcacaataGTGCTAACAGATAAACCCGTGGCCATGGCGGCGCGAGCGTTTGCGTATTGAAACGGATGATACCGTTCcaaatttttttcttcttggaAGTATTTGATGACGTTATAAACAATATCACGTGCATCACTTCGAAGAACCTTGCCTCGTTTTCCAGAAGTCGTCATAATGACCACGTATCAACACGGCACTTAAAAGTTGGGTTAGGAATTTGGAAACAAACAGCGTCGTGAGCGTCGTAGCAGCGGAAGAGCAAAACCAGActgattcattttt
The nucleotide sequence above comes from Pectinophora gossypiella chromosome 6, ilPecGoss1.1, whole genome shotgun sequence. Encoded proteins:
- the LOC126367337 gene encoding uncharacterized protein LOC126367337, producing the protein MTTSGKRGKVLRSDARDIVYNVIKYFQEEKNLERYHPFQYANARAAMATGLSVSTIVKIKKEGQLAEEKKTRIRTPSKGRRGLHNTRVPIDNFDICAIGNIVNSIYDVRKEVPTLNKILASAKKDLNFKGSKTTLRRILKNKLGYRFKKCRQNRSILIEKDNIKAWRARYLRRIRENDALGPDKKPVIYMDETWIHAHYTVSKCWQSSRDKGVRKNDSPGQRWVIVHAGSENGFVSGAGLVFKAKCKTGDYHDEMDGQNFLKYLNEKLIPNLPPSCILVLDNASYHSMQLDKAPTTATRKDDVKKFMKEHNITYREEWTKAELLTELKKQMPEKKYVVDELLKSHGHEVLRLPPYNCDLNPIEHIWNLLKQRVADKNVEQHENKIEQLTKDAISSITAEDWKKQINHIKRVEETYWTRDVTNETEIDDFIIRVGMDSSDDSSSETDTSAEERDSEMSGIEEIDYDDPGEGTSTSTKTGERPSTSQN